One genomic window of Glycine soja cultivar W05 chromosome 9, ASM419377v2, whole genome shotgun sequence includes the following:
- the LOC114368316 gene encoding uncharacterized protein LOC114368316, with amino-acid sequence MNILSFNSRGLGSGVKRSAIRKLTLAHNVDILCIQETKRESIDKKLCQYLWGDDNASWEFAPSNNAAGGLLCIWNNEAFMVDRRVVGRGFILLEGTWTKDNKKVYITNVYAPCDLQRRRDQWEELKHLKALYHDGPWCLLGDFNSIRHQQERMSSSQSVGSSTNISEFNSWIADMDVEEVRSVGRCFTWCRPNGTVMSKLDRFLLSDEWLSLWPDTT; translated from the coding sequence ATGAATATTCTGTCATTCAACTCTAGAGGCTTGGGAAGTGGGGTCAAAAGGTCAGCTATTAGGAAGCTAACCTTGGCTCATAATGTCGATATTCTTTGTATCCAGGAAACCAAAAGGGAGTccattgataaaaaattatgccAATATCTATGGGGGGATGATAATGCATCATGGGAGTTTGCTCCTTCTAATAATGCAGCAGGAGGACTCCTTTGTATCTGGAATAATGAAGCTTTCATGGTGGATAGAAGGGTAGTAGGCAGAGGATTCATTTTGCTGGAAGGTACATGGACTAAAGACAATAAGAAGGTGTATATCACCAATGTCTATGCCCCCTGTGATCTACAACGAAGAAGAGATCAGTGGGAAGAGCTTAAACACcttaaagctctttatcatgaTGGCCCATGGTGCTTATTGGGTGATTTTAATTCTATAAGACACCAACAAGAGAGAATGAGCTCATCCCAATCTGTGGGGAGCTCCACTAATATCTCTGAGTTTAATTCGTGGATAGCTGACATGGATGTTGAGGAGGTTAGGTCAGTTGGGAGATGCTTCACCTGGTGCAGACCCAATGGAACAGTTATGAGCAAACTGGATAGGTTCCTTCTTTCAGATGAATGGCTGTCACTTTGGCCAGATACTACATAG